In one Oxyura jamaicensis isolate SHBP4307 breed ruddy duck chromosome 14, BPBGC_Ojam_1.0, whole genome shotgun sequence genomic region, the following are encoded:
- the LOC118174227 gene encoding UPF0488 protein C8orf33 homolog isoform X1, translating into MLVLCGVCSKYKPTNSNELRVAAHTQGPALPWDSFCEGARSDDLRVWGLASQDSRGVEEHGESRLPEADPEATGAPLEAVPGVGGAEQIETNIRATEQENWSGALSFVASGHEPKFAFNFAIPDEDCPPVPLVPASQHTEGTADHEVLGNALPTESVEVLQVTALQKPELAQTAGSPPKEDKSHPSLTIPKPESAPGDKAVMEKSTSDGATQKKKKKKKQKPSVSKKDTEEAEVIRKTKAEANGCQNKDGSHQDETSQQSDDQLWKEVDWCVEQLELGLKTQKSTPKQAEEALRAIRTLRNDKAPLVKKRQVMRTLFGDYRKKMEEERCKQLKLMQAAAKSARIMEVKESICNKNCQVIRKRSEVCRKSQDSAGSPSESSRTLNTGSFKFTTSQEEFRFNFF; encoded by the exons ATGCTCGTGTTATGTGGGGTTTGTTCTAAATACAAACCGACAAACAGCAATGAACT AAGAGTCGCAGCACATACCCAAGGTCCTGCGCTTCCGTGGGACTCCTTTTGTGAAGGAGCGAGAAGTGATGACCTGCGTGTTTGGGGTTTAGCGTCTCAAGATAGCCGAGGAGTGGAAGAGCATGGAGAAAGCAG ACTTCCTGAGGCAGACCCAGAAGCAACCGGTGCACCCTTGGAAGCAGTCCCTGGTGTTGGTGGTGCTGAGCAAATAGAAACCAATATAAGAGCCACTGAGCAGGAGAACTGGAGTGGAGCTCTGAGTTTTGTTGCCTCTGGACATGAACCCAAATTTGCCTTCAACTTTGCCATCCCAGATGAAGACTGTCCTCCGGTCCCATTAGTTCCAGCAAGCCAACATACAGAGGGTACAGCAGATCATGAAGTGCTGGGTAATGCATTGCCTACTGAATCAGTAGAGGTGCTGCAGGTTACAGCCTTGCAGAAGCCTGAGTTGGCTCAAACTGCAGGTAGTCCACCCAAAGAGGACAAAAGCCACCCCTCATTAACGATCCCCAAACCAGAGAGTGCTCCTGGAGATAAGGCAGTGATGGAGAAATCAACATCAGATGGAGCtacacagaagaagaaaaagaagaagaaacaaaaaccatcTGTCAGTAAAAAGGATACAGAGGAAGCTGAGGTCATCAGGAAGACAAAGGCAGAAGCTAATGGATGCCAGAATAAAGATGGATCCCACCAGGATGAGACTTCGCAG CAGTCAGACGACCAGCTGTGGAAGGAGGTGGACTGGTGTGTGGAACAACTGGAGCTTGGCCTGAAGACACAGAAATCCACTCCAAAGCAGG CCGAGGAGGCTCTCCGGGCAATCAGGACACTGCGCAATGACAAGGCTCCACTGGTGAAGAAGCGTCAAGTCATGAGAACCCTTTTTGGAGACTACAGGAAGAAGATGGAGGAGGAGCGGTGCAAACAGCTGAAGCTCATGCAAGCAG CTGCAAAATCAGCCAGAATCATGGAAGTGAAGGAAAGCATCTGCAACAAGAACTGCCAGGTCATCAGGAAGCGCTCTGAAGTGTGTAGGAAAAGCCAAGATTCAGCAGGATCCCCTTCAGAGTCATCCAGGACACTTAATACAGGCTCATTCAAATTCACAACTTCCCAAGAAGAGTTTCGCTTTAATTTCTTCTAG
- the LOC118174227 gene encoding UPF0488 protein C8orf33 homolog isoform X2 produces MEKADTKTDDVEGQQGNGQASDGAVYTKQSDQISEAKPKWSMPSDNNFRFDFTLPEADPEATGAPLEAVPGVGGAEQIETNIRATEQENWSGALSFVASGHEPKFAFNFAIPDEDCPPVPLVPASQHTEGTADHEVLGNALPTESVEVLQVTALQKPELAQTAGSPPKEDKSHPSLTIPKPESAPGDKAVMEKSTSDGATQKKKKKKKQKPSVSKKDTEEAEVIRKTKAEANGCQNKDGSHQDETSQQSDDQLWKEVDWCVEQLELGLKTQKSTPKQAEEALRAIRTLRNDKAPLVKKRQVMRTLFGDYRKKMEEERCKQLKLMQAAAKSARIMEVKESICNKNCQVIRKRSEVCRKSQDSAGSPSESSRTLNTGSFKFTTSQEEFRFNFF; encoded by the exons ATGGAGAAAGCAG acACAAAAACTGATGATGTGGAAGGACAGCAAGGCAACGGACAGGCTTCGGATGGTGCGGTGTACACAAAACAGTCTGACCAAATCTCTGAGGCAAAACCGAAGTGGTCCATGCCATCTGACAACAACTTCCGATTTGATTTTACACTTCCTGAGGCAGACCCAGAAGCAACCGGTGCACCCTTGGAAGCAGTCCCTGGTGTTGGTGGTGCTGAGCAAATAGAAACCAATATAAGAGCCACTGAGCAGGAGAACTGGAGTGGAGCTCTGAGTTTTGTTGCCTCTGGACATGAACCCAAATTTGCCTTCAACTTTGCCATCCCAGATGAAGACTGTCCTCCGGTCCCATTAGTTCCAGCAAGCCAACATACAGAGGGTACAGCAGATCATGAAGTGCTGGGTAATGCATTGCCTACTGAATCAGTAGAGGTGCTGCAGGTTACAGCCTTGCAGAAGCCTGAGTTGGCTCAAACTGCAGGTAGTCCACCCAAAGAGGACAAAAGCCACCCCTCATTAACGATCCCCAAACCAGAGAGTGCTCCTGGAGATAAGGCAGTGATGGAGAAATCAACATCAGATGGAGCtacacagaagaagaaaaagaagaagaaacaaaaaccatcTGTCAGTAAAAAGGATACAGAGGAAGCTGAGGTCATCAGGAAGACAAAGGCAGAAGCTAATGGATGCCAGAATAAAGATGGATCCCACCAGGATGAGACTTCGCAG CAGTCAGACGACCAGCTGTGGAAGGAGGTGGACTGGTGTGTGGAACAACTGGAGCTTGGCCTGAAGACACAGAAATCCACTCCAAAGCAGG CCGAGGAGGCTCTCCGGGCAATCAGGACACTGCGCAATGACAAGGCTCCACTGGTGAAGAAGCGTCAAGTCATGAGAACCCTTTTTGGAGACTACAGGAAGAAGATGGAGGAGGAGCGGTGCAAACAGCTGAAGCTCATGCAAGCAG CTGCAAAATCAGCCAGAATCATGGAAGTGAAGGAAAGCATCTGCAACAAGAACTGCCAGGTCATCAGGAAGCGCTCTGAAGTGTGTAGGAAAAGCCAAGATTCAGCAGGATCCCCTTCAGAGTCATCCAGGACACTTAATACAGGCTCATTCAAATTCACAACTTCCCAAGAAGAGTTTCGCTTTAATTTCTTCTAG